The Mytilus galloprovincialis chromosome 4, xbMytGall1.hap1.1, whole genome shotgun sequence genome contains a region encoding:
- the LOC143073365 gene encoding uncharacterized protein LOC143073365, whose translation MWLHIWLFLSIASLHTESSGLTSEEISKFSVSGKYEATVTVDQSNSEYFLIAASGIPDHPWENVNPNTPTNQNYNIKIRKTPEVSPTKACVPFGKIGLTRTGVAIYNPLAGGSVNAVQGDSAETFDSCDGHTSPDGSYHYHKIPDSCLYNNTVDELIGVAFDGFPIYGPNVSDISDRWITSADLDKCHGREVNGQYRYHVTEQWPYFLGCYHGTVYADVVTVTYDCDLNSNDWDAWTYYLCECPENGGGGGGGGGGLPPPIECRPDNPNRPANCPDGPQQPDTNNNNDQSGDGNSGCRLGVNLIIVIFIVLITFQAF comes from the exons ATGTGGTTACATATATGGTTGTTTCTTAGTATTGCGTCACTGCATACGGAATCATCAGGCTTGACTAGCGAAGAAATATCCAAATTTTCTGTTTCTGGAAAGTACGAAGCAACAGTAACAGTGGACCAGTCAAACTCAGAATA TTTCCTGATCGCAGCATCTGGAATACCAGATCATCCTTGGGAAAATGTGAATCCAAACACACCGACAAACCAAAACTACAATATAAAGATTCGTAAAACACCAGAAGTATCACCTACTAAAGCATGTGTACCATTCGGAAAGATTGGACTGACTAGAACAGGCGTAGCAATATATAACCCCCTGGCCGGCGGGTCAGTCAATGCTGTACAAGGAGACAGCGCAGAAACATTTGACAGTTGTGATGGACATACGTCACCTGATGGATCATACCATTATCATAAAATTCCCGATAGTTGCTTATATAATAACACTGTCGATGAACTAATTGGTGTAGCTTTTGATGGATTCCCAATATATGGACCAAATGTATCGGACATATCTGATAGGTGGATAACTTCGGCGGATTTAGACAAATGTCACGGAAGGGAAGTGAACGGTCAATATCGATACCACGTGACTGAACAATGGCCATATTTTCTTGGATGTTACCACGGCACTGTTTACGCTGATGTTGTAACAGTTACGTACGATTGCGATTTGAATAGTAATG ATTGGGACGCATGGACCTATTACCTGTGTGAGTGTCCAGAGAACGGAGGAGGCGGAGGCGGGGGTGGAGGTGGTTTGCCTCCACCAATCGAATGTCGTCCAGACAACCCAAATCGTCCTGCAAACTGTCCTGATGGACCACAGCAACCAGACACAAATAATAACAATGATCAAAGTGGTGATGGGAATTCAGGATGCCGTTTAGGTGTTAATTTGATTATTGTTATATTCATTGTTTTGATAACTTTTCAAGCCTTCTGA
- the LOC143073366 gene encoding uncharacterized protein LOC143073366 has translation MIGIGGIGGVGRISGGGIYGGGIYGGRGIYGGRGIYGGGGIYGGRGIYGSGIYGGGMGGGMYGGGMSGGMYGGGMGGGMYGGGMYGGGMGGGMYGGGMYDPYSSYGMGSGYRGYGQQGYGSGGYYPGGSSGYGGYGQGSGYWPGGSGGHGQYGKYGKKRSY, from the exons ATGATTGGAATAGGAGGTATAGGAGGTGTAGGACGAATTAGCGGGGGTGGCATTTATGGTGGAGGTATCTATGGTGGCCGCGGAATTTATGGTGGAAGAGGAATCTATGGTGGTGGCGGAATTTATGGTGGTCGCGGAATATATGGCAGTGGAATATATGGTGGTGGAATGGGCGGTGGAATGTACGGCGGCGGAATGAGCGGAGGAATGTACGGCGGCGGAATGGGTGGTGGAATGTACGGCGGTGGAATGTATGGCGGAGGAATGGGCGGTGGAATGTACGGCGGTGGTATGTACGATCCATATAGTAGTTATGGAATGGGCAGTGGATACAGAGGTTACGGTCAGCAAGGATATGGTAGCGGTGGATATTACCCAGGTGGATCTAGTGGATATGGTGGATACGGTCAAGGAAGCGGATATTGGCCAGGCGGATCCGGAGGTCATGGTCAATATGGTAAATATGGAAAAAAGA GGTCTTACTGa
- the LOC143070835 gene encoding uncharacterized protein LOC143070835 isoform X2, with amino-acid sequence MKCILLILSLAIVLINGTTWRSRGGGWRGGMIGIGGIGGVGRIGGGGIYGGGIYGGRGIYGGGIYGGRGIYGGGGIYGGRGMYGGGGIYGGRGIYGGGIYGDDNIYDSGMYGGGIGGGMYGGGIYGGGIGGGMYGRGMYDPYSSYGMGSGYRGYGQQGYGSGGYYPGGSSGYGGYGQGRGYWPGGSGGHGQYGKYGKKRSY; translated from the exons ATGAAGTGTATTCTGCTAATTCTGTCTCTAGCCATAGTGCTAATCAATGGAACAACCTGGA GATCTAGAGGAGGAGGTTGGAGAGGAGGGATGATTGGAATTGGTGGTATTGGTGGTGTAGGACGAATTGGCGGAGGTGGCATTTATGGTGGAGGTATATATGGTGGCCGCGGAATATACGGAGGAG GTATATATGGTGGCCGCGGAATTTATGGTGGTGGCGGAATCTATGGCGGTCGCGGTATGTATGGCGGTGGAGGTATCTATGGTGGTCGCGGAATTTATGGTGGAGGTATATATGGCGATGATAACATCTATGACAGTGGAATGTACGGCGGTGGAATAGGCGGTGGAATGTACGGCGGCGGAATTTATGGTGGTGGAATAGGCGGTGGTATGTACGGCAGAGGTATGTACGATCCATATAGTAGTTATGGAATGGGTAGTGGATACAGAGGTTACGGTCAGCAAGGATATGGTAGCGGTGGATATTACCCAGGTGGATCTAGTGGATACGGCGGATACGGTCAAGGAAGAGGATATTGGCCAGGTGGATCCGGAGGTCATGGTCAATATGGTAAATATGGAAAAAAGA GGTCTTACTGA
- the LOC143070835 gene encoding uncharacterized protein LOC143070835 isoform X1: MKCILLILSLAIVLINGTTWRSRGGGWRGGMIGIGGIGGVGRIGGGGIYGGGIYGGRGIYGGGIYGGRGIYGGGIYGGRGIYGGGGIYGGRGMYGGGGIYGGRGIYGGGIYGDDNIYDSGMYGGGIGGGMYGGGIYGGGIGGGMYGRGMYDPYSSYGMGSGYRGYGQQGYGSGGYYPGGSSGYGGYGQGRGYWPGGSGGHGQYGKYGKKRSY; the protein is encoded by the exons ATGAAGTGTATTCTGCTAATTCTGTCTCTAGCCATAGTGCTAATCAATGGAACAACCTGGA GATCTAGAGGAGGAGGTTGGAGAGGAGGGATGATTGGAATTGGTGGTATTGGTGGTGTAGGACGAATTGGCGGAGGTGGCATTTATGGTGGAGGTATATATGGTGGCCGCGGAATATACGGAGGAGGTATATATGGTGGCCGCGGAATATACGGAGGAGGTATATATGGTGGCCGCGGAATTTATGGTGGTGGCGGAATCTATGGCGGTCGCGGTATGTATGGCGGTGGAGGTATCTATGGTGGTCGCGGAATTTATGGTGGAGGTATATATGGCGATGATAACATCTATGACAGTGGAATGTACGGCGGTGGAATAGGCGGTGGAATGTACGGCGGCGGAATTTATGGTGGTGGAATAGGCGGTGGTATGTACGGCAGAGGTATGTACGATCCATATAGTAGTTATGGAATGGGTAGTGGATACAGAGGTTACGGTCAGCAAGGATATGGTAGCGGTGGATATTACCCAGGTGGATCTAGTGGATACGGCGGATACGGTCAAGGAAGAGGATATTGGCCAGGTGGATCCGGAGGTCATGGTCAATATGGTAAATATGGAAAAAAGA GGTCTTACTGA